A stretch of the Agromyces larvae genome encodes the following:
- a CDS encoding SRPBCC family protein → MTPDDCRIERAGDAWRLQLEERYATDVDDLWQAITDPGRLARFMAPYRGEFRVGGTWEAIGSSGDVYCVGVVRACDPPRGFTTTWQVRGEPETRLEVRLVPDGDGTRLVLRHDGISDPEYGPGWHVYLEALGRYLDDPIAHAERDDAWWDARFAEIAPAYEPRFTS, encoded by the coding sequence ATGACCCCCGACGACTGCCGCATCGAACGCGCCGGCGACGCCTGGCGACTGCAGCTCGAAGAGCGCTACGCCACCGACGTCGACGATCTCTGGCAGGCGATCACCGACCCGGGTCGGCTGGCCCGGTTCATGGCGCCGTACCGCGGCGAGTTCCGCGTGGGCGGCACGTGGGAGGCGATCGGCAGCAGCGGCGACGTCTACTGCGTCGGGGTCGTGCGGGCGTGCGATCCGCCGCGCGGCTTCACCACGACCTGGCAGGTCCGCGGCGAGCCCGAGACCCGACTCGAGGTCCGGCTCGTGCCCGATGGCGACGGCACCCGGCTCGTGCTGCGCCACGACGGGATCAGCGACCCCGAGTACGGTCCCGGGTGGCACGTCTACCTCGAGGCGCTGGGCCGATACCTCGACGACCCGATCGCGCACGCCGAGCGCGACGACGCCTGGTGGGATGCCCGCTTCGCCGAGATCGCGCCCGCCTACGAGCCGCGGTTCACGAGCTGA
- a CDS encoding ArsR/SmtB family transcription factor codes for MHALDVLGDPVRRRILELLADGERPAGDVVDAIGAEFGITQPAVSRHLRILREQGFANARPAGARRLYALDHDGVDRAAAAVERYRVQWGRTLDALHTEVARGARDRRRAATTSHPGKERP; via the coding sequence GTGCACGCACTCGACGTCCTCGGCGACCCGGTACGCCGGCGCATCCTCGAATTGCTCGCCGACGGCGAGCGTCCCGCCGGCGACGTGGTCGACGCCATCGGCGCCGAGTTCGGCATCACGCAGCCTGCGGTATCTCGGCACCTGCGCATCCTCCGCGAACAGGGGTTCGCGAACGCGAGGCCGGCCGGTGCGCGTCGCCTGTACGCCCTCGATCACGACGGCGTCGATCGCGCGGCCGCCGCCGTCGAGCGGTACCGCGTCCAGTGGGGCCGCACGCTCGACGCGCTGCACACCGAGGTCGCGCGCGGCGCGCGCGACCGCAGACGAGCGGCCACGACGTCGCACCCCGGGAAGGAGCGACCATGA